A single region of the Acidobacteriota bacterium genome encodes:
- a CDS encoding substrate-binding domain-containing protein produces the protein MKRALTWMLAAMSFAVLGACGGGTDGGDGSGSVARGTIGFSAMTLKNPFFKIIADTMTAEAERHGFEVVVTDAERDVNRQSQQVDNFLASGVAAIVLNPVDRIAIGPAVRRANEAGVPVFTSDLQAVAEGVEIAGHVGTDNYQGGLLAGEAMIEALGEAGGDVLVLHFKQANSCVLRVDGFRHAIGEYNRDRTEGRIEIVAELEGGGLRDEGYRAMADGIQAYPDLAGVFAINDPSALGARTALEQAGRADQVRIVGFDGEIAGRQAIREGKIYADPIQYPDRMGVMTVQNIVRYLDGEDFERVHLIPTELYRQADAEQDPTLD, from the coding sequence GTGAAACGGGCGCTGACCTGGATGCTGGCGGCAATGTCCTTTGCCGTGCTTGGCGCCTGCGGCGGTGGCACGGACGGGGGCGACGGCAGCGGCAGCGTCGCCCGAGGCACGATCGGTTTCTCGGCGATGACGCTGAAGAACCCCTTCTTCAAGATCATCGCGGACACGATGACCGCCGAGGCCGAGCGGCACGGCTTCGAGGTCGTGGTCACCGACGCCGAGCGCGACGTGAACCGGCAATCGCAGCAGGTCGACAACTTCCTCGCTTCCGGCGTCGCCGCGATCGTGCTCAACCCGGTCGACCGCATCGCCATCGGCCCCGCGGTGAGGCGGGCAAACGAAGCCGGCGTGCCGGTGTTCACGTCCGACCTCCAGGCCGTCGCCGAGGGTGTCGAGATCGCCGGTCACGTCGGCACCGACAACTACCAGGGCGGGCTGCTCGCCGGCGAAGCGATGATCGAGGCGCTCGGAGAGGCCGGCGGCGACGTGCTCGTGCTGCACTTCAAGCAAGCCAACTCCTGCGTCCTGCGCGTGGACGGCTTCCGTCACGCGATCGGCGAGTACAACCGCGATCGGACCGAGGGCCGGATCGAGATCGTGGCCGAACTCGAGGGCGGCGGCCTGCGCGACGAGGGTTACCGGGCGATGGCGGACGGCATCCAGGCCTATCCGGACCTCGCCGGCGTGTTCGCGATCAACGATCCCTCAGCGCTGGGCGCGCGCACCGCGCTCGAGCAGGCGGGACGTGCGGACCAGGTCAGGATCGTCGGCTTCGACGGTGAGATCGCGGGCCGGCAGGCGATCCGGGAAGGGAAGATCTACGCCGATCCGATCCAGTACCCGGATCGGATGGGGGTCATGACGGTGCAGAACATCGTGCGCTACCTCGACGGCGAGGACTTCGAGCGTGTCCACCTGATCCCGACGGAGCTCTACCGGCAGGCCGACGCCGAGCAGGATCCGACACTCGACTAG